In one Gossypium hirsutum isolate 1008001.06 chromosome D09, Gossypium_hirsutum_v2.1, whole genome shotgun sequence genomic region, the following are encoded:
- the LOC107891191 gene encoding BEL1-like homeodomain protein 1, whose translation MATYFHGNPEIQAADDLQTLVLMNPAYVHYSNTPPPPPPSNNLVFVNSLSPNAPSSHSQQLVGIPLPAVTSGSNQDAISSLHGLVQRLHYNSYSPIDPSGEPRDTPRAQQGLSLTLSSQHQPGNYGSQPQAVSGGSASSGSAVTNGVSGIQSVLLSSKYLKAAQELLDEVVNVDNTGFTKTEMAKKGSGNDSNSSKATGELSAAAGDGSGGENAVGKRRTELSTAERQEIQMKKAKLISMLDEVDQRYRQYHHQIQIVISTFEQTAGIGSAKTYTALALKTISKQFRCLKDAIIGQIRAVNKSLGEEDRLGGKTEGSRLKFVDHQLRQQRALQQLGMIQHNAWRPQRGLPERSVSVLRAWLFEHFLHPYPKDSDKHMLAKQTGLTRSQVSNWFINARVRLWKPMVEEMYLEEIKEQEQNHEGSASKSTGPTPAKNQAKSLSSSKQDNSANQNASSMSISMASTSPLAGNAQNQSGFSFIGSSELEGITQGSPKKPRSTEVLLQSPIDMDIKQREAADDVSIKFGKEGYSFMGTDTNFMGGFGQYPIAEMARFDAEHFAPRFPGNGVSLTLGLPHCENLSLPATHQTFLPNQTLQMGRRLDIGEPNEYGAINPSTPHSSAAYEIENIDVQNRKRFAAQLLPDFVA comes from the exons ATGGCGACCTACTTTCATGGGAACCCTGAAATCCAAGCAGCTGATGATCTTCAAACCCTCGTACTTATGAACCCTGCCTATGTTCACTACTCCAATACCCCTCCTCCTCCGCCGCCCTCAAACAACCTCGTTTTCGTCAACTCCCTCTCTCCTAACGCTCCCTCTTCCCACTCCCAGCAACTCGTTGGCATCCCTCTCCCGGCCGTCACCTCCGGTTCCAACCAAGACGCCATCTCCTCCTTGCATGGTCTCGTACAGCGCCTCCATTACAACTCGTACAGCCCTATTGACCCTTCTGGAGAACCACGTGACACCCCACGAGCTCAGCAGGGACTATCTTTGACCCTTTCTTCCCAGCATCAGCCCGGTAACTATGGATCACAGCCTCAAGCAGTTTCAGGCGGTTCGGCTTCTTCCGGTTCAGCGGTGACCAATGGGGTTTCAGGTATACAAAGTGTGTTGTTGAGCTCTAAATACTTGAAGGCTGCTCAAGAGCTTCTTGATGAGGTTGTTAATGTCGACAATACTGGGTTTACAAAGACTGAAATGGCAAAAAAGGGCAGTGGAAATGATAGCAATAGCAGCAAGGCTACCGGAGAATTGTCGGCTGCGGCCGGAGACGGTTCTGGTGGCGAGAACGCTGTTGGTAAGCGCAGGACTGAGCTGAGCACGGCTGAGAGACAAGAAATTCAGATGAAGAAAGCAAAGCTAATTAGCATGCTTGATGAG GTGGATCAAAGGTACAGGCAATACCATCACCAAATACAGATTGTAATATCCACATTTGAGCAAACGGCTGGAATTGGGTCAGCTAAAACATATACAGCTCTTGCATTAAAGACCATCTCTAAGCAGTTTCGGTGTTTGAAAGATGCAATAATTGGCCAGATTCGAGCTGTAAACAAGAGCTTAGGTGAAGAAGATAGACTGGGAGGGAAGACCGAAGGCTCCAGACTTAAGTTTGTGGATCATCAGCTTCGTCAACAAAGAGCACTTCAGCAGCTGGGGATGATCCAACACAATGCTTGGAGACCACAAAGAGGACTACCAGAAAGATCCGTATCTGTTCTTCGAGCTTGGCTCTTTGAACACTTTCTCCACCC ATATCCTAAAGACTCAGACAAGCACATGCTTGCTAAACAAACAGGGCTTACCAGGAGTCAG GTGTCTAATTGGTTCATAAATGCTCGAGTCCGGCTTTGGAAGCCAATGGTGGAAGAGATGTACCTGGAGGAAATCAAGGAGCAGGAACAGAACCATGAAGGTTCAGCATCCAAATCCACTGGTCCAACACCAGCAAAGAACCAAGCTAAAAGTTTGAGCAGCTCGAAACAAGACAATTCTGCAAACCAGAATGCTTCCTCAATGTCCATTTCCATGGCTTCAACGTCTCCTCTTGCAGGAAATGCCCAAAACCAGTCAGGGTTTTCCTTCATTGGCTCATCCGAATTGGAAGGGATCACCCAAGGAAGTCCCAAGAAGCCAAGGAGCACTGAGGTGCTGTTGCAGTCCCCAATAGACATGGACATTAAACAAAGAGAGGCAGCAGACGATGTTTCCATCAAGTTTGGCAAAGAGGGCTACTCCTTCATGGGAACCGATACCAACTTCATGGGAGGTTTCGGGCAATATCCTATTGCTGAAATGGCAAGGTTTGATGCAGAACACTTCGCTCCAAGGTTCCCTGGTAATGGTGTTTCACTCACTCTTGGTCTTCCCCACTGTGAAAACCTCTCTTTGCCTGCTACTCACCAAACTTTTCTCCCAAACCAAACCCTGCAAATGGGGAGAAGGCTCGACATTGGTGAACCAAATGAGTATGGTGCTATAAACCCTTCAACACCCCACTCTTCAGCTGCATATGAGATTGAGAACATCGATGTTCAGAACCGAAAAAGGTTTGCTGCGCAATTGTTACCGGACTTCGTTGCCTGA